Below is a genomic region from Persicimonas caeni.
GGCATCCACTCGGGCGCTGCCTTGGTCACCGTCGTCGGTGTCCTGGTCGAGGTGCCCCTGATGCTGGCGCTCGTGCGCATCGCCAACGGGACCAAATCGTATTTTCCGCAGTGAACAAACCCACGACTGATCAACCCAGACCGACGCGTCTCGACAAGGAGCAGTACGATGAAGAGCATTTTGTTTTTGTGTGTCGCCAACTCCGCGCGAAGCCAGATGGCAGAAGGCTTGGCGCGCGACCTCTTCGGTGACGAGGTGCGCGTGCAGTCGGCCGGCTCGAATCCGTCGCGAGTCAACCCGTGGGCGATCGAGGCGATGGGCGAGGTCGGCATCAGCCTCGACGGCCAGGCGTCGACCTCGGTCGACGACGTCGATCCGGCGTCGGTGGACACGGTGATCACGCTGTGCGCCGAGGAGGTCTGCCCGGCCTTTTTGTCCGACGCCGAGCGTTATCACTGGCCCATCGATGACCCCGACAGCGACGACCCTGGCGTCGGCGACGAGGAGATGCTCGCGCGGTTTCGCCAGGCGCGCGACAAGATCAAGATGCGCCTCGAGATCCTCGCCGCCCTCCAGAACCGACCCGAAAGCCCGGAGCCGACCGAGTTTCACGGCAGCATCCGCGTGCCCGACCTGCCGGCGGCGGCCAGGTTTTATAGCTGGCTGCTCGACGTCGAGCCCAAGGCGTGGACGCATCGGTACGTGACCTTTGTGAGCGAGAAGCTTCGCACCAATTTTGTGATTCTGGTCGACGACGGCAAGACGCTGCACCACGACACGCTGTATCACCTGGGCATCGCTCTGGCCGACAAGGACGCCGTGGTCGACGCGTATCACCGAGCCTGCGAAGCCGGCTTCCACGTCGAAAAGCCGCCGCGCACGACCTGGCGCGGTACGCCGCTGCACGAGCTGTGGCTCAAAGATCCCGGCGGCAACCTCATCGAGCTGTATGCCCGACTGACCGAAGAGGAGTTGGCTCAGATGCCGGCAGATAAGGAGCCGGTCTTTCTGGTGGCGACCTAAGCGGATCGGTGGCGAGGTGAGCGGAGGAGGGTGGAGGAGGGTGGACGCATTGACCCGAGCAAGCGGCGCGACGAGGCTTGAGCCAGCGGGCGTCGATGGATAGTCTGCGGCCGCTCTCTCGACGGTAGGAATCAAAGCAATGCGCCATCTGCACACGGTCACCGAGACTTTTCAAATCACCGGCGTCGGCCTGGCGGTCGCCCGCTACTCGCTCGACGAGTTGGAGGCGGAGGGGATCGAGTTCGGGCAGCGCTTCGAGGTCAAGGTCCACACCCCCGACGGGGCGGTGTGGCGCACCCAGGCGGTGGTACCGGTGCAATTCGTCGACCCCGCGCCCGAGCGCCACGTGCGCTGCTACAGCCTCTTCTTGCCCACCGCGACCCCCGAGCAAGTGCCGGTGGGGTCGGAGATCTTCGTGCGGTTGAATTGAGGCGCCCCAAGACCCCAAGCCCCCAAACCCCAAATCCCCAACCCCCCAAGACCCCAATGAACCCCATGCTCCGCGACGCCTACGAATCCACCACCTACGTTGCGTCGACGCCACGGGGGCGGCTGCGTGTGCGTGTCGGCGAGGGGCATGCCGAGCTCGACGCGTTGCTCGAGGAGCACCACGCCGAGCAGTGGGCGTATATCACCGCCTGGAATCCCGGCTCGGAGTTGCTCAGTCCGCTGGAGAATCACGAGCGCCAAAAGGAGCTCGAGGGTGAGCTTCGCGAGGCGGGGTACACGTTTTTTCGCGGCAGCGGGGTGCCCGACAGCGATGATTGGGACGCCGAGGAGAGCGTTCTGGTCGTGGGAATTGCGCGCTCGGAGGCGGTGCGGTTGGGCGCGGCGTACGGGCAGAATGCCATCGTCTACGGTCGGTCGGGTGGGGAGGCGGAGCTTGTGTGGTGTGACGCCGAGCCCCCGCAGAGTTCGGCCGACGAGAGTTCGGCCAACAAGAGCGCGGCCGACGAGGTGGTGGACGTGTTCGCCATGCCCGCCGAGCTCCCCGGCGACGACGAGTTTTTCGAGGTGCTCGCCCGCGGCGAGGACGTGCGTGTCGAGCGGATTATCTCGCACGGGCATACCACGCCGGACGGGGAGTGGTACGACCAGGAGGACGGCGAGTGGGTCGTCTTGTTGCAGGGGGAGGCGACGCTCCTGTGGGAGGACGGGACCACGACCGAGCTCGGGGCGGGCGAGGCGGTATTTATCGAGGCGCATCGGCGGCATCGGGTGGTGCGTACCTCCAGCGAGCCGCCGTGTATCTGGCTAGCGGTGCACGGGCGCTGAAGCGCCGCGCCTCCGCGCCACAAGCAGCAGGGGGAGAACGGCAACGAACATGACGCACGTCAGTGCGGCATCATTGAGGCGTCTTTAGATATGAGCGACTTCCAACCCAAAGATCCCAACTTCGAGCAGCGTGTGCGCGACGGCTTTGCCAGGCAGGCCGTCATGGACCTCTTCGGCGCGCGACTCCTGCGCGTCGAGCCCGGTGAGGTCGACATCGAGCTGGACTACGACGAGAAACTCACCCAGCAGGGCGGCTTTCTGCACGCGGGCGTGGTGACCACCATCGCCGACAGCGCCTGCGGGTTCGCTGGCCTGACGCTGATGCCGGCGGGGTCGGACGTGCTGGCGGTGGAGTTCAAGATGAACCTGATGCGCCCGGCGGTCGGCGAGCGCTTTGTGGCCACCGGGCGGGTGCTCAAGTCGGGGCGCACGCTGACGGTGTGCCGCGGCGAGGTGTACGCGTTTGCCGACGGGGTGCGCAAAGAGGTCGCGGCGATGCAGGCGACGATGTTCTGTGTGTCGACGGCTGAGGAAAAGCCCTAGAACCGAAAGATGGCTTGCAGGCCCGCGCCGTCGGCCGAGGGGTTGAACGCGATGTCGACGGTGTCCGGCTCGGTCACCTCGACGGTGATGAGGGTGAGCACGCCGACGGCGGCCAGCCCCGCCCCGCCGTACAGCAAGTATTTGTTGGTGCGCTCGGCGATGACGATGCCGTCTTCGTAGGTCTGGTAAGCGGGGTCTTTGATGAGCGCTTCTTCGTTGCAGGCGGGCCCGGAGGCGCCGTCGCGGTCGACCTGGCAGCCGTAGCGTCGAACGAAGTAGGGCTCGACGGCGTCGATGGCGCTATCTTCGATGGCGCTCTTGAGCGGCACCGAGGCGGCGACGAGGCCGCCCAAAAAGATGGTCGTCCAGCCAAAGACCTGCCAGCCGACGCGCATCGTCGACGGCTGCGAAGGCGCGGGCAGTGGCGTGTTTGCGAAATTGGGCTGCACCTCTTGCAGATCTGCAGGTGAGCGGGTCGGTCTGGTCGACGTCGGAACGCAGCGCGCGTCAAAACCTTCCAGTGCACCGGAAGCATATTCCTGAAGTTTTTTCCGGTTCGGGGCGGCGGCCGCGACGCGGTAGGCCTGTTTTGCCGCCGCACAGTGGCCGAGTTTCTCGAGCGCGTAGCCCCGGTAGTAGGTGATTCGCGGGTCGTCGCTCGTGCGTCGGAGGTTGTCGAGCAGTTCGAGCCCGTAGCCGTAATTGCCCTCTTGGAGGGCCTGGACGGCCGCGTCGATGCCCGGTTTCGCACTCTGAGCGTACGCAGAGGGGGCTGGGAGCGAGCTGGCGGCCAGCAGCGCCAGACTCGTCAGTGTGACCAACAAAGCTCGACTTGCGCGAGCGGAGACTTGAATCGCCATCGAGTGGCCTCTTCGCAGATGAGAGAGACAAGGCTGCCCGGCGCGACGGGGTCGCGCCATCTGCGAAGATGTGATGCAAGGTGTGGGCCAGTGATGGATGCATTCGCTCCGATTTACAAAGTTACCTACAGCTTCGGACAAAACCCCTCGAACTCGCCGCGGTCGTAGTGGCCGAAGTCGTTTTTGAGCGTGTACGGATAGGAGTGCTCGCCGGTGCCGGTCTGCGGTCGGCCGCGCACGTCGAAGGAGGTGACGTCGAAGCTGCACGCGGCCAAGTACCAGGCCGAGCGGGTGCGGTCGTGCTGGAAGTCGAGGGTGTAGCTCCAGCGGTGGCCGGAGGTGCCTCCGGATTGGGTGATCGCGAAGCGGCCGTGGGAGGCTTCGAGCTCGACGGTGGGGCCGAGCATGCCGAACTCGTGTTCGGTGCGCAGAAGCTCGGCGTTCATCGCGGCGAGGCGGGCGAAGGGCTCGCCCTGGACGACGATGAGGACGTAGCGGGTGCGCGGCAGCGGGTAGCTGTCGACGCGCTGGCCGCTCTGCTTGTGTTCGACGAGCGCGACCATGTCTTGGCGGCCGTCCTGGTCGAGGTCGGCGCGCGCCCTGCCGAAGACGACCCACCCGTCGGGGACGAAGTGGTCGAGCGACTGGTCCACGGGCTGGCTGGGGCGTGTCGGTTGCGAGCGAATCGCCTGGGCGGCGTTCTGCTCGGTCGCCGACGTCGCCGACGGCGCGGCCGACGCGCCAGCGCAGCTCGCGGCGAGGGCCGCGGCGGCCAACACGACCCACGGAAGCGAAGAGATACGAGAAAGAGGCGTCAAAAACATGGTCTCACCCGATGGTTTGCTGGAAGCTCCAACGATTATCGAGTGTCAGCCTAAGTCGCCGTTGTTGTGTCGGTTTGGCGAGGGTGTGGCGATCTCGTGCAATGCGGGTGAGCGAATGTGGGCGCTCGCCGCCGAGCTACCACTCGATAGCTTGGCCGTCCCAGGCATAAAAGCCGCCGGTGTCGTCGGGGCCGAGGCCGTCGATGACCTCGAGGAGTTGGTCGACGGCGCGCTCGACCGAGAAGAGCTTTTCGGGTTTGACGTTACCCTGAAACGGCTCGCTCAGAGCGGTGTCGACGGTGCCCGGGTGCAGCGCGACGACGACGGTCTCGGGGGCCTTTCGGCCCATCTCGATGGACATCGTGCGGGTGAATTGGTTGAGCGCGGCCTTCGAGGCGCGGTAGCCGTACCAGCCGCCCAGGTAGTTGTCGCCGATGCTTCCGACGCGCGCCGACATATTCGCCCACACCGCGCGGCGACCGTGGCGAAAGAGGCTGTGGAAGTGCTTGGCCATCAGGATGGGGCCGAAGGCGTTGACCCCGAAGAGCTGGTGGAGGTTGGCCGGGTCGAGGTCGCGCAGCGACTTCTCCGGTTTGAGGCCCGTCGACGTGTCATGCAAGATGCCGGCGACGTTGAACAAAAAGTGCAGCTCGCCGACCTCGTCGCGCACCCTCTGGGCGGCCTTTGCGATCGTCGACTCGTCGGTGACGTCGAGGGCGACGAGTTTTAGCCTGTCGGGGTGGGCGCGCTCGAGTTCGACGAGCGCGTCCGACCGTTGCGGGTCGCGCGCCGAGGCGTACACGCAGGCCACGTGGTCGGCGTCGAGCAGCCGGCGGACGAACCCGAGGCCGATGCCCCGGCTGGCGCCCTGGACAAAGCAGTGAGTGGGGGCTTCGAGGTTGGCTAGGATTTGGTTCGGCATGGTCGTCCTCCGGCAAAGGGTGGGCAGCGTCGTAGTATTCGATGCTCCCGGGGCGCGAGGCGTTACGCGGCGAACCTCGCGCGCGTCGGCTGCATCTAACCGCTGGAGCTAGCTGAATCTAAAAAGACGTCGAGTTCCGGGCCTTGGAAACACGCAGAGAAAGCTATGTCTGAAGTCATTGTTGTTGGTGCTGGTTTTGCTGGATTGGCCGCCGCCGCGCACCTGGCGGCCGGCGGGGCGAAGGTGCGCGTGGTCGAGCGCCACGAGCAGCCCGGCGGGCGCGCGCGGACCTGGTCGAAGGACGGGTTCATGTTCGACCTGGGCCCGAGTTGGTACTGGATGCCCGACGTGTTCGAACGCTACTTCGAGCGCTTCGGCTACCGGGTCGACGAGCTGTACGAGCTTCGCCGGCTCGACCCGAGCTACCGGGTGGTGTGGCCCGGCGGCGACGCCTGGGATATCCCGGCGGGCCTCGACGCGCTGCGCGAGCTGTTCGAGCACCACGAGCCGGGCGCCGGCGAGGCGTTCGACGAGTTCATCGACCAGACGAGCTATATCTACCGCGAGGCGTTCGACGACTATCTGTTCCGCCCGAGCCTGTCGTTCTTCGAGTTCGTCGACCCCCGGCTGGTCACCGAGTTGTTCCGGCTCAAGATGGTGCGCTCGATGTCCAACTACGCGCGCAGCTTCTTCGAGCACCCGCGCCTGGCGCGCCTGGTCGAGTGGCCGGTGCTCTTTTTGGGCGCCTCGGCCGAGAAGACCTCGGCGATGTACAGCCTGATGAGCTACGCCGACATGGCGCTGGGCACCTGGTACCCGATGGGCGGCATGCACCGCATCATCGAGGCGATGGTCAGGGTCGCCGAAGAGCAGGGCGTGCAGTTCGAGTTCGGCCGGCCGGTCAATCAAATCGTGGTCGAAGGGGGCCGCGCCCGCGGCGTGCGCACCCCCGAGGGGACGCTCCGCGCCGACGCGGTGCTCGCCTCGGCCGACTACCACCACGTCGAGCGCGACCTGCTCGCCGCCGAGCATCGCCAATTCGGCGACAAGTACTGGTCGAAGCGCACGATGAGCCCGTCGAGCCTGCTGTTCTACCTGGGCCTGGGCGGCGACCTGGGCGAGCTCGGCCACCACACGCTCTTCTTCGACGAAGACCTCGACCGCCACATGGACGCGGTCTACGAGCGGCCGCGCTGGCCGGACGCGCCGCTCTTCTATGCCTGCGCCCCGTCGGTCACCGACCCGAGCGTCGCCCCCGAGGGCGATTCGAACCTCTTCTTGCTCATCCCCCTCGCCGCCGGCCTGAGCGACTCCGAGACGATGCGCGAGCGCCTGTACCACCAGGTCATGCAACGCCTCGAAGACCACGTCGGCCAGCCGCTGCGCGAGCGCGTCGTGGTCAAACGAAGCTACGCGATGGAGGATTTCGAGCAGGATTACGGCGCCTTCAAGGGCAACGCCTACGGCATGGCGAACACGCTTCGCCAGACTGGCCCGCTCAAGCCGCCGCTTCGCTCGAAGACCGTCGGCGGATTGTATTTTGCCGGCCAACTCACCGTGCCCGGCCCGGGTATGCCGCCGAGCCTCATATCGGGTGAGCTCAGTGCGAAGGTCCTCCTCGACGAGCTCAGAGGCCGCTGAAGCGCGGAAGCACGGAAACGCGGAAGCGCGGAAACGTTGAGCCATGGAATCACGGTAGAGCTACTGAGAACCATGGAAGCACGGAAGAACACTGACCGCCGAAGCCGCCCGCGGGTGCGGGCGGCGGCCTCGACTTAGTACGAAATCGGTGCGGGGGCATCTTGCCTTCGTCTTCGGTGCGGGGGCATCTTGCCCTCGTCTTCGGTGCGGGGGCATCTTGCCCTCGTCTTCGGTGCGGGGGCATCTTGCCCTCGTCTTCGGTGCGGGGGCATCTTGCCCTCGTCTTCGGTGCGGGGGCATCTTGCCCTCGTCTTCGGTGCGGGGGCATCTTGCCCTCGTCTTCGGTGCGGGGGCATCTTGCCCTCGTCTTCGGTGCGGGGGCATCTTGCCCTCGTAGGCGAGAGCAGGGATGCGCCCGCTGCGAATCACTCGCCCACCTTGACGACCATCTTCCCCTGTTTGTTCCCGCTGAGCATGTCGAGGAAAGCCTGCGGGGCGTCTTCGATGCCCTCGCGGATGGTCTCGTCGGCCTGGATGGTGCCGTCGATGACCAACGGCGAGACCTGTTGGGCGAAGGTCTGGAAGTCGTCTTGCCAGTGGTCGCTGACGATAAAGCCCTGCAGCTTGAGACGTTTGCTGACGATATTGCTCATGTTGCGCGGGCCGGGGGGCGGCTCGGTGGCGTTGTAGATGGAGATCATGCCGCAGATGGCCGCGCGGCCGAAGTTGTTCAGGTAGTGCATGGCCGCCTCGAGGGTGTCGCCGCCGACGTTGTCGAAGTAGACATCGAGGCCGTCGGGGGCCAGTCGGCCGAGGGCGTCTTTGGGGGGGTCGGTCTTGTAGTTGAACGCCTCGTCGAAGCCGAGTTCGCGCAGGCGGGCGACCTTGGCGTCGCTGCCCGCCGAGCCGATGACGGT
It encodes:
- a CDS encoding arsenate reductase/protein-tyrosine-phosphatase family protein, translated to MKSILFLCVANSARSQMAEGLARDLFGDEVRVQSAGSNPSRVNPWAIEAMGEVGISLDGQASTSVDDVDPASVDTVITLCAEEVCPAFLSDAERYHWPIDDPDSDDPGVGDEEMLARFRQARDKIKMRLEILAALQNRPESPEPTEFHGSIRVPDLPAAARFYSWLLDVEPKAWTHRYVTFVSEKLRTNFVILVDDGKTLHHDTLYHLGIALADKDAVVDAYHRACEAGFHVEKPPRTTWRGTPLHELWLKDPGGNLIELYARLTEEELAQMPADKEPVFLVAT
- a CDS encoding DUF3293 domain-containing protein yields the protein MNPMLRDAYESTTYVASTPRGRLRVRVGEGHAELDALLEEHHAEQWAYITAWNPGSELLSPLENHERQKELEGELREAGYTFFRGSGVPDSDDWDAEESVLVVGIARSEAVRLGAAYGQNAIVYGRSGGEAELVWCDAEPPQSSADESSANKSAADEVVDVFAMPAELPGDDEFFEVLARGEDVRVERIISHGHTTPDGEWYDQEDGEWVVLLQGEATLLWEDGTTTELGAGEAVFIEAHRRHRVVRTSSEPPCIWLAVHGR
- a CDS encoding PaaI family thioesterase produces the protein MSDFQPKDPNFEQRVRDGFARQAVMDLFGARLLRVEPGEVDIELDYDEKLTQQGGFLHAGVVTTIADSACGFAGLTLMPAGSDVLAVEFKMNLMRPAVGERFVATGRVLKSGRTLTVCRGEVYAFADGVRKEVAAMQATMFCVSTAEEKP
- a CDS encoding SDR family oxidoreductase, with product MPNQILANLEAPTHCFVQGASRGIGLGFVRRLLDADHVACVYASARDPQRSDALVELERAHPDRLKLVALDVTDESTIAKAAQRVRDEVGELHFLFNVAGILHDTSTGLKPEKSLRDLDPANLHQLFGVNAFGPILMAKHFHSLFRHGRRAVWANMSARVGSIGDNYLGGWYGYRASKAALNQFTRTMSIEMGRKAPETVVVALHPGTVDTALSEPFQGNVKPEKLFSVERAVDQLLEVIDGLGPDDTGGFYAWDGQAIEW
- a CDS encoding phytoene desaturase family protein gives rise to the protein MSEVIVVGAGFAGLAAAAHLAAGGAKVRVVERHEQPGGRARTWSKDGFMFDLGPSWYWMPDVFERYFERFGYRVDELYELRRLDPSYRVVWPGGDAWDIPAGLDALRELFEHHEPGAGEAFDEFIDQTSYIYREAFDDYLFRPSLSFFEFVDPRLVTELFRLKMVRSMSNYARSFFEHPRLARLVEWPVLFLGASAEKTSAMYSLMSYADMALGTWYPMGGMHRIIEAMVRVAEEQGVQFEFGRPVNQIVVEGGRARGVRTPEGTLRADAVLASADYHHVERDLLAAEHRQFGDKYWSKRTMSPSSLLFYLGLGGDLGELGHHTLFFDEDLDRHMDAVYERPRWPDAPLFYACAPSVTDPSVAPEGDSNLFLLIPLAAGLSDSETMRERLYHQVMQRLEDHVGQPLRERVVVKRSYAMEDFEQDYGAFKGNAYGMANTLRQTGPLKPPLRSKTVGGLYFAGQLTVPGPGMPPSLISGELSAKVLLDELRGR